Part of the Citrus sinensis cultivar Valencia sweet orange chromosome 2, DVS_A1.0, whole genome shotgun sequence genome, AGAAGCTTCATATATAGTGTGAAAAATGCTTTAAAAATTGGCTGGTTTTTCTAAAGtgcttttaattattcaaaagtAGTAAGTTCCATGTGGTATCAACCAAGATTTGGGCCTCCTTTAGGCTGTTTCTTCATACCTTTAACCTAGCTGCATGGCACTTctgatttttttatggtatcTGAAGCTACATTATTTGCGTGGTGAAAATTTGAAGGCAGAGGCCAAATCAACTTTTGTTATGATCTACTTTTCACTCGAGCATCTTCTTGTTggatgccattttatggtctactctttccttttattttattttattttattttatttattttttattagtctatattattattattattttgcaatattatcaattaatcaaattatgcAACGGGAAGCATCAACtacatttttattctgatGGCTGatcatcaaaaaataaattgttacgATGCTCATATCAGCATTTCTTAGCGGAGCCAAAAAGCTCCATATTGGTCAAGTATAGTTCATGAAAACAAACCAAACCACCAGAAAAGAACATGCCCGTGCTGATGGCTTATAACCATCACACACTACACATTATGTATATTATGTATGTGATTCAAAGTAGTTCATTACACATTGACTCtatgaaggaaaaaaacaatatacaTACAGCTAGGACACAAAGCCTAGCCATAAGATTCAACAAATATATAGAAAGGATACATAGGTTACAAGTTTCAACATACACAATATTCATCACTTATAACCAAACAGCATTATAGTAaccatcatcttcatcttcaaaacACATAACGCAATCCGGATGAAAACAAGATCTTTCGGCTAAGCCACAGGAGCACATTGTTCCATCTTCCAGGGTTTTCCTGTAAATGCTCTTGAGCTTTGCTGCTGCATTTAGCCCTCAAAATTAAGCAgacttgaaagaaaaatggtaTACAATGCCAAAATAGCCACATCATACTCTACTATGATGAATAATTCAAACAGTTACTCTCTCTTGGCATTATAGCATTTGATTCTTCACTGTCTTGAAGGAAGATTGAACAAATGTTGTAAAACAGGAAAGGCAATAGAGGGTGGTTGGTTTGGCAAATACAGAGGATATATACAAAACGGACACCAATCTATAAGAGATTGCGTTAAGTGAGCATAAAAGGCTTTGTGGATGTGTCAAATGGGCAAGCATATGATCACTCTGCCCCAGAACTTACACTTACTTGAATGCATCACATATGGTTACAAGCTCAGCTTCCTGCAATCAGAGAACCATTCAGTAAAGATTCATGATTGACTTGGGTGCAGAATACGACAAACAAATTCACATTAAATGATTCAGGCATGAAACAGTGGATAGCTGATGCCTACATCCATCTCCATCCAACCCAACTAGTGTAATACTCACCATATATTGAATGGCATTAGGGCTAATGTAGGGACTGGTCAATATAACCCAACAGAGCGATGATGCTTGCCATTAGTTCCTGTCAATCCAAATATAATGAAGACCAACCAGAGTGGGAACCATCAGCCTATAATCACAGCCATGTAAAGACCATATCAACCAGACATAAAGAATCGTGCCACTGCTGTATAAAGTTGCTCATCTTCAAAAGGCTTTGACACATAATCATCCATCCCACATTTCATGCACTGTTCATTTGAGGCCTGAATGACATCAGCTGTCATAGCTAATATTGGTACATGCCACAGACCCACATTTCCAAACATCTCAGCCGATGATTCACCAGATGCAATTTGCTCATTAATCTCATTCTCGAGGTGGCGGATTTGCCAAGTTGCTTGAAACCTGCATAACTTCACAGTGTCAAGAATTTGGCATGCTTAAGGGGTACCATTGAACGGGAAAACTGTGCCAGAAAATGCTTGATAGTTAAGAGCATTGATAGAACtaatagttttcttttttatttaagattaTCTGCCACATATTAAGATCAAAATGGAAGAAGTAAATAATACAAGTACGGTTCCCTAACAATTTCGATGAACTAAGAAATATAACAAATAGAGTAGAGTGAGACATTCAGACACTGGATGATATTTACCATTCTCAACATGTTTTGGACATATTAGATACAAATAAACATGCCTACAGAACCATGTAAATGCCCGATCAACTTCTAAATTTATTGCTTATGCATTAAAGTGGTTAAACGAGTTTCCATTggattgaataaaattactcCAGTGGCCACATTAAAATCATGTGCAGATAGAAGTGTCTTTTCCTAGCGGACTAGTAGTATCACTGTAGGTTGAAGCCAAAGGGTTTGATTCTAGTCAAGCAACCAAAATTCAAATGGAACCAgcaaaaaaattttgggatgatTTTTCTAGCTTAGCGGCTGACtaaatcttttataaatttcaactGGATCTGCAGCACGCACTTCCTAAGTTCTTATCATGAAACATTGTTAGCACACCACTCCTACTTCCTTAGTTCAGAAAGAATAGTGAGTCAGTGACTAAATAGAACAGAACTATATATTATAACAGCAGGGTAGTTACCCATCCATTTCTGGCATTTGCAGATCCATGAAGCAGGCATCAAAGTTATGGGGTGGTGTAAGCTTATCTACAGCAGCCCTGCCGCAGTCCACACAAGTAACGATTGCTCCATGTTTCTTTAAAGCACCTTCTGCCACTCTTCTATTGACCATATTGTCATCCACCAccaaaatttgttttccttttaataGGTGCCCCAGTGATggcttctttcttttttgttgcAACTTCTTAGAGCTTTCAGGGTCTTCTTGGAAGCAGCCAATCAAGACACTCAACCTAAGAGGTTTTGTCAACAATGTTACAATACCATCAGATTTGAGCTCATTGCGATCAGTTTCGCTAATGGAGGTAGctaagagaaaaatctttggGAGGTTTCTTGAGATTTCCAGGCCGCCTTTTCTCCTTTGCTGTTTCAGCATATAATGCAACACAAGACCAATTTCCTTATCCCAAACATCTTTGTCAATGAGAACCAATGCTAACTGTGGCAACACACTGGACAAAGCAACCAACCATGCATTAGGAAAATGTAAACAAGATTACAGCAGTCAATTTCttctataatttaaattttagacaataatttcattttacttaGATAAGACACTGCCATTTATGTCTTTGACAGTCATAAAATGGGATTGCAGAAAAGAGGCATCTTGTAGTAACAAGTAAGCCCATTAATTAGCTTGTTTGAGAAAAAGAGAACTTGAGATAAGTCAAGTTCATTAACAGAGACAGAGACAGAGACAGAGACAGAGACAGAGACAGACAGAGACAGAGACAGAGACAGAGACAGACAGAgacagagacagagagagaacTGATGAGTACAGAAACGTACAAACTGCTATCTGAAAAGCCATCGAAAGCTTCAGATCTCTCCCAGGTTAATGTTGATCATTTGTAAGCTTAACAAGGTGTGGATGTATTCCATGAGGCAGGTAATAGAAATACcaataatttagttttattgaTTCTAAGAATTGAAAACAGGTACTTCTCAGTCAACCTTTAAATTTGTTAGTTTTAGTGtataaattgtaaaacatTGGAACTTTTTACCATAATTCATCTTCACAACTATTCTATCAAAGCAAATTATACCTGGTGCTGCATGTGTCAGATAAATAAGAGCATGCCAATTGCATACTGTTGGCTACATGCACAGCCATTTCCAATCTCTGAAGATGATATCTTGTGACCTCAGCTCGGATGCTTTTGTCATCAATTACCAATGCCCGTAATCCTCGGAACTCTGAAACATCTGGAACATACTGCTGCCACTTTGGATCCAGTgaatttctttctccttctgTAAAAGTCACGGTGAATGAAAAAGTACTGCCAGTGCCAGGTTCACTCACAAACCCAATCTCGCCACCCATGAGTTCCACCAGACAACGGCTGATACTCAGTCCTATTCCAGTACCACCATATGTTCGTGAAGTGGAACTGTCAGCCTGCATAAAAGGAGTGAAAATTCGCACTTGTGCCTCTCGAGGAATTCCAACACCTGTATCTTCAACAGTCACTAGTAACTTAATCCTACCAAGTTGCTCCATTGTATTTGTGTTATCTaacattttaaagttttcccAGCTTTTCCATCTGTCAACTACAGGAAACCCACTCAATGTGTTATATACTTTGTCTGATTTGTGTTGAACtgaatttaaacttttttccAGCACTTTATCCTTAACATCAACTTTGCTCCTTACGTCATCTGCCAAATGCACTGAGACAAATATATGCCCCTTGTCTTGTGTGAACTGCAATGCGTGAGGAAAAATTAGCAAAACAAACTTATTAAACAATGACATGATCATTCACGAGAGAGAAATGGCAAAGATACACTGTCATAATACTTGACCATCATTTCACGGATGTTTTTGGTCCAGAACTAGCATATCatgataatttaaaagattggGAGGACCGAGAGCGGCATCCTCACACAAATACTAAGGGAAATGTCTAATTATTTGAAACAAATATACGCAATCCATCAAATAACAAACAATTGCCTGTGGTAATGGCTTCCTTCTTAAGTTAACAGGGCTTTTGTAACCAGTTCGTCTAAATATGAGACAAAAGTGAAGAAATGCAGGAGCAAGAAAATAACTAACCTTGATTGAATTTCCAACAagatttgttattatttgcCGAAATCGTCCAGGATCACCAATGACAACTTCAGGAACCCTGTCGGAGACATATATGGCCAACTTCCCTCACACAGAAGAACACCTTATGtaagaataatattgtaaatacCAACTGAATGGACataggaaaacaaaaaatgagaaaagaaaataattaggtAATACCTCAATTCCTTTCTGATTAGCTTTGCTCGAGAAAAGGGATAGAACATTATCAAGAACATCGTGCAGATGAAAAGGTACAAATTCTGGTTCAAGCCTTCCAGATTCTATCTTAGCCTGATCAAGAACGTCATTTATTAATGAGATAAGATCCTTCCCACTATTATGAGCAGTCTGGGCATAGTCCAACTGGGCTGCATCAAGTTCTGTATCCATCAGCATTTGCAGCATACCTGGAAAATGATCATAAGCAGCAATCTATCAGTTAATCTTGACATATTTGGAGAAGCCTACAATAATTGAAAGACTCTTAACTTACCTAAGACACCGTTCATTGGAGTCCTGATCTCATGGGAAACAGTTGCAAGAAACtgcaagaaaaagagaaaccTTGAGTGACGAAAGAATTgacttattatatatataaataaaaaagaaggtgaaataaaataatgctaAAGATAAATTTCTTCACAGAAAACTCAACAAAGGAAGCCATGCTTCAACACTGAAAGTTTCAGTCAGGATGCCTCTATTTGTTAAGGACAGCAAAGAGTGACTCATCAATAGGACAAGGGGAGGGCACCTGAGATTTTGCCACATCTGCAGCTTCAGCACGAGCTTTGAGCTCCATCATCTCATGATAGTCATTTTCCACTTGTGCAATTCGATTTATGGCCGCATGGAAGATATGGCCAACAAGCAAAGTAATAACTACGACTCCTATTGATGCATTGATTGCCGTCCAAGGTACAGGAGGTTTTTGTTTAAACCTGTaattagaacaaaaaataaataaataaataaaagagaactTTTGTCTGAATAAATATGTGATTACATTACCTTCTGCTGATTTGTACACTGAAGTTTGTGAGAGAACTAACCTGCAATGCATCTCATGCTTCCGTGATGGATCACCAAAATCAAGGTTGCTGACACGCAGCAGACCTGTGTCGGTGACATCAGGACCATACATGTTGATTGGAGCAGATGCATTTGTTGTGTCATAGACATTCACAACAATTGTCTGCTTACTGGCAAGTTGGTGCAGAAGCTTCTCCACTAGGGATGGGACATCATATGATGCGCCAAGATACCTTATGAAGTAATGATCTCAGTGAAAAAATCAACTTAATCTTTTTGAAGTGAAACATAGAATacttcaaaaagataaaacataTATGAGAAATCAAGAATATTCAGGAGGAGATATAGTTACCCCAAAGTAGCTTCTATACGCTGTTCTGGTGTAGCATCTTGGGGTAGGTCAGTGTTGTAGACAGCAAATGTGAGTACAACACCAAGGTGGTTAGACTTTAACAGCTTAAACGGTGGTGTCAATACTCCCTTCCCAGATGCCCTTGCTCGCAAAATGTTTTCACGGTCTTCCTGCAGGAGATGCAATGGCATGATAAGCTTGATAGAAcaaattaagtaataaatatattttgaggtAACTTGTGTCTTGGTACTAACATTTCAGCAGAAATATACTAAACAAATTTAGTGGATATTTTAAGAACAATTGAGCATATATAAGCAAGCACCAAAGCCTAAATAAACCCACCTTTCCAGACATCATGTCAATAGAGACAATGTGGGACACAGTTTCTTGAGAAAATATAACTGGTGCATATTCATCTTGAACAGGAGCAGGATCCAAATTTTCTGGTGTACAATCTTGCACAAGAGTCTGGTCCTcagtttccattttctttattttccatCCATGCTGCTTCTCAAATTGCTCTCTCTCTGAGTGAAGAACTTTCAAAGCATAAGCTACACCACTAGTAAGTGGTCTCTCGAAAGCTGTTCTCTCAGTATATTCACCAAATGTTTTCTGCATGACAAAAGAGGAAGAATAAATATCAACTGAAAACATAGCAGTAATGAATAAGAGTCCATAAGCTTAGACCTATggtttcataaaattataatcttGAGGTATAACAGAGTAGAAAGAGCTGAAAAGAAGACTACCTGATCGACTGCAGATGGATGTTTCCTATGGTGAAAGGTGGACACCAGAATAGCCAAGGCATGAACATGATTCATGCTCACATTAAACTGATCCTGGAGCATCCTCGCTCGCTCGTCACACATACTGGCAAGTGTCTCTTTCCTTCTCAAATGCATCTTTTCTTTCAAGTGCCAAAACAACCAGACGGAAATTGCAATACCAAGCAGAACAAAGACCACTAGGATCTTCATCCTCCACTTTCCAGCACTTCTAGGAGGGTGAGGAGTTTGCTGTTGCTGTTTCTGCTGCAGTATCATTTGACGCTGTTGGGGCACAGGCTGCAACTGATCATGCTTATGCTTGTGGTTCCTCCttgatttaaaaagtaaactgACAACAATGCAGATTACCACCATTCCACAAATGAACCACCAACACCctttaaacaaacaaaaggaTAAAATCTTGAAATGATCTCTCGTGCAGTTGCTCCATGTCCTTGCTTGGGAGATGTTCTAAACAGAGTCAAATCAACCACTAAGTTAACTAATCCATAACTTGTAGAAATTTTTGACAAAGACAACAAAATACCGTTCATAGAAATAATTAAGCCATACTTTATTTATGTAAAAAGACTTTCCAGGGCATAGAAACAAACTCTTTTAGgcagtaaaaagaaaaggctcTTGCCAGACCCATTAAGCACCGAGGAATAAAACCATAAATCACCATTACCTTTAACACTGAATGGTCAAGTTTCCAGGAGACATTCACATCTTCAACTGGGCATTGGTCCATTTGCTTTACATCTTCTGCAAGCCATATACTCTGCTTCTGAAACTCTTGCTTCTTGGAATATGGTACCTTCATAGCACAAGTGATGCCATTATGTAATAGCATTCCTGATCCTGGTTCTCTGGTACATTTGAGGGATGCAATCTGTAATACACACAAGAGAATGCAAGTATTTTAAGATTATATTCTGCCCttctatattttaaataaacttcTAGCATGTTTGGTTTTCTCAACATTAGCCATCAGTAAACAACCATATGACTTCCAATGCTTCCGAAACAGAGAACAGTATTTGAAGTACACTTATTTCCAAACTAAGCAGATATTAATAGTTTCGACACACTGGAGATTATACAGCACTATGGGTAATAAGCATATGAGTTGAATTATCTATTATATCAAAACCCATTTTCAGCTTCATCAATGCCCCAAGTTGCTGTCTAATTCTAAAGTCCAGGTAAAAACATATGTGACTCAGAACTCAAATGGAAGTAAatgaaataatgaattaaGCAAAACAGAAGTACATATTAAAGGAATTACATGAACCTCTGCAAGTTTACCCAACAACTTAACAACCCCCCCACACCCcaaaacaaacccaaaaaaatgcAGAACCAATTATCAATATTGGCCACTACTTCAATCTACAAACGATTTAaccaaaccaaaaagaaaaacaaggaCATTCCATAGCTTGTATTGTAAAAATGTGAAGTTCAAAAGATTTAGGCAGTACCTGATCTGACTCAGAGAACAAAGTAGCCAAAGCATGGAGCTGGTTGTGGCTAACGTTGGAATGCTGCAAGAAGATTTGAGCCTTTTTTTCACAAGACATTCGGCCTTCCTCCTCCTCATTTCCCACAAAAGCGCCACCATCACAACttaagagaaaacaaatgCTCCCTACAATAACAAAACCCAAAAGCCAGAGAAATGCAAGCGTGCTCCTTCTATTGACGCGGTCCGGCCCTTGCAAAGGCTCGCTTGCCTTCTTCAGCTTTGAACTTGCTGATAATCTACTACTACTAGAGCCACAGAGCTTGCAAGTCATAGCCATAGTCATCTAAACAAGCACCCACTTGTCTTTACTAAGAGTCTTCGGAGCCGGCCAAAGGAAAGATGTAAATTTGCTTGAAAGCCAGCAAATTTTTCACCAAGTTTGGATCTGAACACATCAACATCATTGCTTTATGTGAAAACTGCATGAACCCCAGTTCATTTTCTAAACAGACGAAGCTCTAATTATACACCATGCAAGCAAATAATGTGGTCCAACCTCTTCGCTCTCTCCACTTAATGGCTCAAATACTAAGTTTCATTCACCTTAGTACGTGGACCAATAGATCCCatctaaaattcaaaaccacAGGCACAGCTCTTTTGAAGCAAACAAAAATGACCAATCAACATATCAAACCAGAAGCAGCtgaatcaaaaacaaaatcccaCTTGTAATTTGGCAACCTGTGAGAGAATTATTAGCAaggtaagaaaaaaattggctttttttttccctctatATCTAGTACCCCTCTCAGCATTAATCAGCTCTGCAAAGCCAAGTGAAGCATCAAGACAGAAACTTTATCAAAGCAACTcatcaaaactaaaatttgaaacagaCCAACTTCATTTCTCGGATAACACAACTGGAATCAATGATCAGAGTCCGATAAAAAAGACACTCcaataatttctctttttcactGCCcacttttctctttctctctgttGAG contains:
- the LOC102612025 gene encoding histidine kinase 2, with protein sequence MTMAMTCKLCGSSSSRLSASSKLKKASEPLQGPDRVNRRSTLAFLWLLGFVIVGSICFLLSCDGGAFVGNEEEEGRMSCEKKAQIFLQHSNVSHNQLHALATLFSESDQIASLKCTREPGSGMLLHNGITCAMKVPYSKKQEFQKQSIWLAEDVKQMDQCPVEDVNVSWKLDHSVLKNISQARTWSNCTRDHFKILSFCLFKGCWWFICGMVVICIVVSLLFKSRRNHKHKHDQLQPVPQQRQMILQQKQQQQTPHPPRSAGKWRMKILVVFVLLGIAISVWLFWHLKEKMHLRRKETLASMCDERARMLQDQFNVSMNHVHALAILVSTFHHRKHPSAVDQKTFGEYTERTAFERPLTSGVAYALKVLHSEREQFEKQHGWKIKKMETEDQTLVQDCTPENLDPAPVQDEYAPVIFSQETVSHIVSIDMMSGKEDRENILRARASGKGVLTPPFKLLKSNHLGVVLTFAVYNTDLPQDATPEQRIEATLGYLGASYDVPSLVEKLLHQLASKQTIVVNVYDTTNASAPINMYGPDVTDTGLLRVSNLDFGDPSRKHEMHCRFKQKPPVPWTAINASIGVVVITLLVGHIFHAAINRIAQVENDYHEMMELKARAEAADVAKSQFLATVSHEIRTPMNGVLGMLQMLMDTELDAAQLDYAQTAHNSGKDLISLINDVLDQAKIESGRLEPEFVPFHLHDVLDNVLSLFSSKANQKGIELAIYVSDRVPEVVIGDPGRFRQIITNLVGNSIKFTQDKGHIFVSVHLADDVRSKVDVKDKVLEKSLNSVQHKSDKVYNTLSGFPVVDRWKSWENFKMLDNTNTMEQLGRIKLLVTVEDTGVGIPREAQVRIFTPFMQADSSTSRTYGGTGIGLSISRCLVELMGGEIGFVSEPGTGSTFSFTVTFTEGERNSLDPKWQQYVPDVSEFRGLRALVIDDKSIRAEVTRYHLQRLEMAVHVANSMQLACSYLSDTCSTSVLPQLALVLIDKDVWDKEIGLVLHYMLKQQRRKGGLEISRNLPKIFLLATSISETDRNELKSDGIVTLLTKPLRLSVLIGCFQEDPESSKKLQQKRKKPSLGHLLKGKQILVVDDNMVNRRVAEGALKKHGAIVTCVDCGRAAVDKLTPPHNFDACFMDLQMPEMDGFQATWQIRHLENEINEQIASGESSAEMFGNVGLWHVPILAMTADVIQASNEQCMKCGMDDYVSKPFEDEQLYTAVARFFMSG